Proteins from a genomic interval of Piscinibacter sp. HJYY11:
- a CDS encoding VOC family protein → MKSLFHLAYHVRDLDDARRFYGGVLGCREGRSTATWVDFDFFGHQISLHLGEPFATTDTGRVGDKLVPMPHLGLVLALPDWQALADRLTVAKVDFVMPPQVRFEGQPGEQWTMFFRDPSGNPIEVKGFRSLESVYAS, encoded by the coding sequence ATGAAGAGCCTCTTCCACCTTGCCTACCACGTGCGTGACCTCGACGATGCGCGCCGCTTCTACGGCGGCGTGCTCGGCTGCCGCGAGGGCCGCAGCACCGCCACCTGGGTCGACTTCGACTTCTTCGGCCACCAGATCTCGCTGCACCTGGGCGAGCCGTTTGCGACGACCGACACCGGCCGGGTCGGCGACAAGCTGGTCCCGATGCCGCACCTGGGGCTGGTGCTCGCGTTGCCGGACTGGCAGGCACTGGCCGATCGCCTGACGGTCGCGAAGGTCGACTTCGTGATGCCGCCGCAAGTGCGCTTCGAAGGCCAGCCGGGCGAGCAGTGGACGATGTTCTTCCGCGACCCGTCGGGCAACCCGATCGAGGTGAAAGGCTTCCGTTCGCTGGAGTCGGTCTACGCCAGCTAG
- a CDS encoding helix-turn-helix domain-containing protein translates to MVALDLLGRRAALRIFWELRHGEQMTFRALQEACETNPSLLNTRIKELREVGLLEHEEGGYRLTAEGRKLMTSLGPLCEWAENWNGA, encoded by the coding sequence ATGGTCGCGCTCGACCTGCTGGGCCGGCGTGCGGCATTGCGCATCTTCTGGGAATTGCGCCACGGCGAGCAGATGACCTTCCGCGCCCTGCAGGAGGCCTGCGAGACCAACCCGAGCCTGCTCAACACGCGCATCAAGGAGCTGCGGGAGGTGGGGTTGCTGGAGCACGAGGAAGGCGGCTACCGGCTCACGGCCGAAGGTCGCAAGCTGATGACCTCGCTCGGCCCGCTGTGCGAGTGGGCGGAGAACTGGAACGGCGCCTAG